From a region of the Halorubrum sp. BV1 genome:
- a CDS encoding glutaredoxin yields MSIRLYALDGCPWCEKATDALDDAGVEYETEWVDALHSDRNEVKRVSGQRGVPVLVDEERGVTMSESANIVEYVETSLA; encoded by the coding sequence ATGTCCATCCGACTGTACGCACTCGACGGGTGTCCGTGGTGTGAGAAGGCGACCGACGCGCTCGACGACGCGGGCGTCGAGTACGAAACTGAGTGGGTCGACGCGCTTCACTCCGACCGGAACGAAGTCAAGCGAGTCAGCGGTCAGCGCGGTGTTCCTGTCCTCGTCGACGAGGAGCGCGGCGTGACCATGTCAGAGAGCGCGAACATCGTCGAGTACGTCGAAACGAGCCTCGCATGA
- a CDS encoding thioesterase family protein encodes MPVHSTEIEVRFRDIDALGHVNNAVYATYTEQARTAYFRDVLDADLSQASTVLASTSFDFRRSVELTDETVTVLTDVDDIGRSSVSMRYEIRVGGDDGDLAAEAEATIVSLDPETGEPTPVPEPMRSKLRSYHGL; translated from the coding sequence ATGCCCGTTCACTCCACGGAGATCGAGGTTCGGTTCCGCGATATCGACGCGCTCGGCCACGTCAACAACGCCGTGTACGCGACGTACACCGAGCAGGCCCGAACGGCATACTTCCGGGACGTGCTCGACGCAGACCTCTCGCAGGCGTCGACCGTGCTCGCGTCGACGTCGTTCGACTTCCGACGGTCGGTCGAACTCACCGACGAGACGGTGACCGTGCTGACCGATGTCGACGATATCGGGCGATCCAGCGTCTCGATGCGCTACGAGATCCGCGTCGGGGGCGACGACGGCGACCTCGCCGCCGAAGCGGAGGCGACGATCGTCAGCCTCGATCCGGAGACCGGGGAGCCGACGCCAGTTCCCGAGCCGATGCGCTCGAAGCTGCGGTCGTATCACGGGCTCTAA
- the phoU gene encoding phosphate signaling complex protein PhoU, with protein MPREQYQTKLEELRDDVLYMSEVVAERLRMGLDALEQQDAELGETVITGDAEINDLYLELEGQCTDLIALQQPVAGDLRFIAASFKIITDLERIADLATNLGEYAKAADREVFPDVDVQRIGDETLDMLQEAMAAYAESDPDRCYAVAEADDELDAACEAASDLVVRDLIERDDLRAAGEGDGEDDTEATMQNVSRLLLTIRDLERVGDHAVNIAARSLYMIENDDELLY; from the coding sequence ATGCCACGCGAACAGTACCAGACGAAGTTGGAGGAACTCCGCGACGACGTGCTCTACATGAGCGAGGTCGTCGCCGAGCGGCTCCGGATGGGCCTCGACGCGCTCGAACAGCAGGACGCCGAGCTTGGCGAGACGGTCATCACCGGCGACGCCGAGATCAACGACCTCTATCTCGAATTAGAGGGGCAGTGTACGGACCTGATCGCGCTCCAACAGCCGGTGGCGGGCGATCTGCGATTCATCGCGGCCTCGTTCAAGATCATCACCGACCTCGAACGCATCGCCGATCTGGCGACGAACCTCGGTGAGTACGCGAAAGCCGCCGACCGCGAGGTGTTCCCCGACGTCGACGTTCAGCGGATCGGCGACGAGACGCTCGACATGCTCCAGGAGGCGATGGCCGCGTACGCGGAGTCCGACCCCGATCGCTGTTACGCGGTCGCCGAGGCGGACGACGAACTCGACGCCGCCTGCGAAGCCGCGAGCGACTTGGTCGTTCGCGACCTGATCGAGCGCGACGACCTCCGAGCGGCCGGCGAGGGGGACGGTGAGGACGACACCGAAGCCACGATGCAGAACGTCTCTCGGCTCCTGTTGACGATCCGCGACCTCGAACGCGTCGGCGACCACGCGGTCAACATCGCCGCGCGATCGCTGTACATGATCGAGAACGACGACGAACTGCTGTACTGA